The following proteins are encoded in a genomic region of Terriglobales bacterium:
- a CDS encoding division/cell wall cluster transcriptional repressor MraZ — translation MFRGNHPTRVDEKGRLKVPADFKRVIDEKYGVRFYITSQDGKVAQIYPFEEWDAIERKLAALSNFNPSKKRFLTVTNYYGQVAEMDGQGRLLLPQLLRESAQLKGDVAVMGYLNHLEVQSMEAVKAEVEQGFTAEDQKALDDLGI, via the coding sequence ATGTTTCGCGGCAATCACCCAACCCGCGTCGACGAAAAGGGACGGCTCAAGGTCCCGGCGGATTTCAAGCGCGTGATCGACGAGAAGTACGGCGTCCGATTCTACATCACGTCGCAGGACGGGAAGGTTGCTCAGATATATCCCTTCGAGGAGTGGGATGCCATCGAGCGCAAGCTGGCGGCTCTCTCCAATTTCAATCCCTCGAAGAAGAGATTTCTGACCGTAACCAATTACTACGGTCAAGTGGCGGAGATGGACGGTCAGGGCCGGCTGCTGCTTCCGCAGTTGCTGCGCGAGTCGGCGCAACTGAAGGGTGATGTGGCGGTCATGGGCTACCTGAACCATCTCGAGGTCCAGAGCATGGAAGCGGTCAAGGCAGAAGTTGAGCAGGGCTTCACGGCCGAGGATCAGAAGGCGCTGGACGATTTGGGGATTTAG
- the rsmH gene encoding 16S rRNA (cytosine(1402)-N(4))-methyltransferase RsmH, translating to MSAAEFSHVPVLLQEAIEFLAVRRGGRYVDATLGLGGHSYEIARRLGREGRLIGIDKDPAALERARQKLGQPPPELAGDWPEIRLERGSFVSLRDLAGKGEIDGLLADLGVSSLQLSDASRGFSFQAEGPLDMRMDPGSEVTAEQVVNRLDERELADVIYEFGEERRSRRIARAIVRSRPIRSTKQLVEVISAVARPMKSERIHPATRTFQAIRIYVNRELEDLEALLESAPEVLRPNGRLVVISFHSLEDRIVKDAIRGGVQAGVYRSLMKKPVTASAEEVIRNSKSRSAKLRAAQRV from the coding sequence ATGTCAGCAGCGGAATTCAGCCACGTCCCGGTTCTTTTACAGGAAGCGATCGAATTCTTAGCCGTCCGGCGTGGTGGGAGGTATGTGGATGCCACGCTGGGCCTAGGCGGTCACAGCTACGAAATCGCCAGGCGACTGGGGCGCGAGGGCCGGCTGATCGGGATCGATAAGGACCCGGCAGCACTGGAACGAGCGCGCCAGAAGCTGGGTCAGCCTCCTCCGGAACTCGCAGGCGACTGGCCCGAGATCCGGTTAGAGCGCGGGTCGTTTGTCAGCCTGAGGGATTTGGCAGGCAAGGGCGAAATCGATGGGCTGCTGGCTGACCTGGGTGTGAGCTCGCTGCAATTATCGGATGCGAGCCGCGGCTTCAGTTTTCAGGCGGAGGGACCGCTGGACATGCGCATGGATCCAGGGTCCGAGGTAACCGCCGAACAAGTGGTAAATCGGCTCGACGAGCGCGAGCTCGCCGACGTGATTTACGAATTCGGTGAGGAAAGGAGGTCGCGGAGAATCGCCAGAGCCATTGTCCGGTCGCGGCCGATTCGCAGCACCAAGCAATTGGTGGAAGTGATATCGGCCGTGGCCCGGCCAATGAAATCTGAACGTATTCATCCGGCGACGCGAACTTTCCAGGCAATCCGAATTTACGTGAATCGCGAATTAGAGGACCTTGAGGCGCTGCTCGAGAGCGCGCCGGAGGTGCTCAGGCCGAATGGGAGACTGGTGGTGATCAGCTTTCACTCACTGGAAGACCGGATCGTGAAAGACGCGATCCGTGGGGGAGTGCAGGCGGGAGTTTACCGGTCGTTGATGAAGAAGCCGGTCACCGCGAGCGCAGAAGAAGTGATCCGCAACTCGAAAAGCCGCAGCGCGAAGCTGCGGGCGGCGCAGAGAGTTTGA
- a CDS encoding cell division protein FtsL, with translation MASGALAGSTRTQQIYASSRRSCYGTPEIYFPKPIDNSRLVKVDDPQRKRELRMLTVALGVMFAIVMVYAWQHFTAIEYGYRIEAMKSQRDMLAEANRQLRLEEARLRDPERIDAMAHRMGLQVPEAGQVLRLEPASGEEAGPIMARAGDVMVISAAR, from the coding sequence ATGGCAAGCGGAGCGCTGGCCGGCTCGACCCGAACCCAACAGATCTACGCATCCTCACGGCGCTCCTGCTATGGCACGCCCGAGATCTATTTTCCCAAGCCTATTGACAACTCACGGCTGGTGAAGGTCGACGATCCGCAGCGCAAGCGCGAATTGCGAATGCTGACCGTCGCGCTGGGCGTGATGTTCGCCATCGTGATGGTTTATGCCTGGCAGCACTTCACCGCCATCGAATACGGGTATCGTATCGAGGCGATGAAGTCGCAGCGAGACATGCTGGCCGAGGCCAATCGGCAGCTTCGTCTGGAAGAGGCGCGTTTGCGCGACCCGGAGAGAATCGATGCCATGGCGCATCGTATGGGTTTGCAGGTGCCGGAAGCCGGCCAGGTGCTGCGTCTGGAACCAGCTTCCGGAGAAGAGGCCGGGCCGATCATGGCACGCGCTGGGGATGTGATGGTGATTTCGGCTGCGCGCTGA
- a CDS encoding Panacea domain-containing protein: MAGPIGDEGKLAELILYISQKCATDPKFGAVKLNKILYLSDFLAFGNWGEAITAVPYQHLRMGPAPARLLPIREELQKSGKLVLQTLPLKSGKRQVRTVNLVDPDLKVFSGREIALVDSIIADLWNMDAEESSEFSHRFVGWKMTKEGDPIPYGSIFISDEPLSPAEIERGQEIARELHLTNNSM, encoded by the coding sequence GTGGCAGGGCCGATTGGGGATGAAGGGAAACTGGCGGAATTGATCCTTTACATCAGCCAAAAGTGTGCGACCGATCCGAAATTCGGTGCTGTCAAGCTGAATAAAATACTCTACCTTTCGGATTTCTTAGCCTTCGGAAACTGGGGAGAGGCAATTACCGCTGTCCCCTATCAGCATCTCCGCATGGGGCCAGCTCCCGCGAGATTGTTACCTATCCGTGAGGAACTGCAAAAAAGCGGCAAGTTGGTTCTGCAAACGTTGCCGCTTAAGAGCGGCAAGCGTCAGGTCCGAACTGTTAACTTAGTTGATCCTGATTTGAAGGTCTTCTCTGGACGTGAGATCGCCCTTGTCGACAGCATAATTGCAGACCTCTGGAATATGGACGCCGAAGAAAGCAGCGAATTCAGTCATCGCTTTGTTGGGTGGAAGATGACCAAAGAAGGTGATCCGATTCCGTACGGAAGCATTTTCATATCGGATGAGCCGTTGTCCCCTGCAGAAATCGAACGTGGTCAGGAAATTGCACGAGAACTGCACCTGACTAACAACAGCATGTAG
- a CDS encoding penicillin-binding protein — protein sequence MAAGSTSLHDGASRRLYFLGSALLLWLMLVVLRLVQLQVVQYGEFVQRAQHQQQRTVELSPRRGIIYDRNGHELAMSVNVDSVFAVPSEIPDQAMTARLLARVLKLDPDELLDRFKSSHSFAWVARKLDPEVSDRIHALNLRGIYFTPEPKRYYPKGEMASQILGYVGLDDEGLGGIEHAFDGQLRGRPGTMVVSMDARRRKFGRVERQPEAGENVVLTIDEKIQYIAERELDAAMAETRAETGTVIVENPHTGEILALANRPTFNPNVRKVAPSALKNHAVSDVYEPGSVFKLVTISAALEEKLTNPDEVIDCQMGSIIVGGMRIRDHERLGLLTVSQILAKSSDVGAIKLGMRLGEDRFDRYIRAYGFGSQTGIELPGETRGLAKPVSRWSKVSIGAISMGQEIGVTPLQIISVASTIANDGVYVPPRIVAGDTKPNSGPTMIAYHPPLRRRVISPLTAVQMKKMMEGVVLFGTGRKAILDGYTSAGKTGTAQKVDPATGAYSRSRYVASFAGFAPVNNPAISIIVVLDSAQGLHQGGQVSAPVFARVAQQVLAYLHVSHDAEIKNNVQRLQLRAAVKDDDLSEGSQDRLGEPIHLAQEKPAAAPAAEPIPAGDLKVVPAALRAGSPSAAPADDKPEPTSPLPAAPVLPASGTVVLDVEGGPVVPSFLGKSLRSVIETAENAGIDVDVIGTGTAREQVPPPGSHLPAGGRVEVKLSR from the coding sequence ATGGCAGCGGGCAGTACCTCTCTTCACGACGGCGCAAGCAGGCGTCTCTACTTCCTAGGATCCGCGCTATTGCTGTGGCTGATGCTGGTAGTTCTTCGTCTGGTCCAGTTGCAGGTAGTCCAATATGGAGAGTTCGTACAGCGAGCGCAACATCAGCAGCAGCGTACGGTAGAGCTATCTCCACGCCGTGGGATTATCTATGACCGCAACGGTCATGAGCTGGCCATGTCGGTCAACGTGGATTCGGTCTTTGCTGTGCCCAGCGAAATTCCCGACCAGGCGATGACGGCGCGCCTGCTGGCCAGAGTGCTCAAACTCGATCCCGACGAGTTGCTGGATCGCTTCAAGTCGTCGCACAGCTTCGCGTGGGTCGCCCGCAAGCTGGATCCGGAGGTTAGCGACCGCATCCACGCTTTGAATCTGCGTGGCATCTACTTCACGCCCGAGCCGAAACGTTACTACCCCAAAGGCGAAATGGCATCTCAGATTCTCGGCTATGTGGGCTTAGACGACGAAGGGCTGGGCGGGATCGAGCACGCTTTCGATGGCCAGCTGCGTGGCCGGCCGGGGACCATGGTGGTTTCCATGGACGCGCGGCGGCGAAAGTTCGGCCGCGTCGAACGACAGCCAGAGGCGGGTGAGAACGTTGTTCTCACCATCGACGAAAAGATTCAATACATCGCCGAGCGCGAGCTAGATGCTGCGATGGCGGAAACCAGGGCCGAAACAGGGACCGTGATTGTGGAGAATCCCCACACGGGAGAGATCCTGGCTCTGGCCAATCGCCCAACATTCAATCCCAATGTCCGAAAAGTCGCTCCTTCGGCGCTGAAGAATCATGCGGTGAGCGACGTTTATGAACCAGGATCAGTTTTCAAGCTGGTCACGATTTCGGCGGCGCTAGAAGAGAAACTGACGAATCCGGACGAGGTGATTGATTGCCAGATGGGATCGATCATCGTGGGTGGCATGAGGATACGCGATCACGAACGCCTGGGGTTGCTGACCGTCTCGCAGATCCTTGCCAAGTCCAGCGATGTTGGAGCCATCAAATTGGGGATGCGGTTGGGAGAGGATCGTTTCGATCGCTATATTCGCGCCTACGGCTTTGGCTCACAGACAGGAATCGAGCTGCCGGGGGAAACACGTGGTTTGGCCAAGCCGGTCAGCCGTTGGTCGAAGGTCTCGATTGGGGCCATCTCCATGGGACAGGAGATTGGCGTAACGCCGCTGCAGATCATTTCCGTCGCTTCGACTATCGCTAACGATGGTGTCTATGTCCCACCGCGCATCGTAGCCGGAGATACCAAACCCAATAGCGGACCCACCATGATCGCGTACCACCCACCGCTCAGGCGTAGGGTGATTTCACCCCTGACCGCTGTCCAAATGAAAAAAATGATGGAAGGCGTAGTGCTGTTCGGAACTGGGCGGAAAGCGATTCTGGATGGATATACGTCGGCAGGGAAAACCGGAACGGCGCAGAAAGTTGATCCCGCAACCGGTGCGTACTCGCGAAGCAGATATGTAGCTTCGTTTGCCGGATTTGCTCCCGTGAACAATCCCGCGATCAGCATCATCGTCGTGCTCGATTCCGCACAGGGTTTGCATCAGGGAGGCCAGGTTTCGGCGCCGGTTTTTGCCAGGGTGGCGCAGCAAGTGCTGGCTTATTTGCATGTTTCCCACGATGCGGAGATCAAGAACAATGTTCAACGGCTGCAGTTGCGGGCCGCGGTCAAGGATGATGATTTGAGTGAAGGGTCGCAGGACCGGCTTGGGGAGCCGATCCATCTTGCTCAGGAAAAGCCGGCTGCAGCGCCAGCAGCGGAGCCGATTCCGGCCGGCGATTTGAAGGTTGTGCCCGCTGCGTTGCGGGCAGGCAGCCCGAGCGCTGCGCCGGCCGACGATAAGCCAGAACCAACCTCGCCTCTGCCTGCAGCTCCCGTCTTGCCCGCAAGTGGAACCGTTGTGCTCGACGTGGAAGGAGGACCTGTGGTGCCGTCGTTTCTGGGGAAATCGCTCCGGAGCGTGATCGAGACAGCTGAAAACGCCGGCATCGATGTAGACGTGATCGGCACAGGAACGGCGCGGGAGCAGGTTCCGCCGCCAGGCAGTCACCTTCCAGCCGGCGGACGGGTGGAGGTGAAGTTGAGCCGTTAA
- a CDS encoding PIN domain-containing protein: MSDKYFVDTNILVYAHDLAAGTKHKRAQALVEQLWESGDGVLSTQVLQELAVTLQRRSGRPLSAAELRGLIQDYLKWEIVVNDPDSVLQALDIEARHRISFWDALILQAAESAGAETLYSEDFAAGRRYGSIRVVNPFTPG, from the coding sequence ATGAGCGATAAGTACTTCGTAGATACCAATATCCTGGTTTATGCGCACGACCTCGCAGCGGGCACGAAACACAAGCGTGCCCAAGCCCTCGTCGAGCAATTGTGGGAGTCCGGTGACGGCGTTTTGAGTACCCAGGTCTTGCAGGAACTCGCTGTCACCTTGCAGCGGCGAAGCGGACGCCCCCTGTCAGCCGCTGAGTTACGCGGCTTAATCCAAGACTACCTGAAGTGGGAGATTGTGGTGAATGATCCTGATTCGGTGCTACAGGCGCTGGATATTGAGGCTAGACACAGAATTTCATTCTGGGATGCGCTTATTCTGCAGGCGGCCGAGAGCGCGGGCGCAGAGACTCTGTATTCCGAAGATTTTGCTGCAGGCCGGAGGTACGGCTCTATTCGGGTTGTGAATCCGTTCACCCCAGGCTGA
- a CDS encoding UDP-N-acetylmuramoyl-L-alanyl-D-glutamate--2,6-diaminopimelate ligase, which yields MKFLQLLDGAEVLFQQGNPEITGIEYDSRQVRQGNVFVAMRGEKTDGNRYIDSAIKAGAAAVVSDSKEVSPLEEIGWAQVPHGRRALARLSANFYQRPAERLTNAGVTGTNGKTTTTFLIESILKAEGRKCALVGTVEYHVAQKIFQAPHTTPEALELNRLFSQALESGVTENVMEVSSHALVQERAFGIPFDAAVFTNLTRDHLDYHGTFEEYFAAKRMLFEGCGTEPPRVAILNADDDYGRKLIPLSKSKSSEVLLYGLVQGDFRTDKVDIGPKGTRFDLILPDAIVPLFSPLIGKVNVYNILAASAAAYARGCSLEAIAKGVSSLSRVPGRFEQVDCGQPFTVVVDYAHTDDALRNLTALAREFVRQAGAAGRVITIFGCGGDRDRSKRPLMGEAAAAGGDFVVITSDNPRSEDPMAIIRDALPGVQKTRTRFVVEPDRRKAIELALQEARPGDIVLIAGKGHENTQTTREGVVPFDDVTVTRESLLALGYQPAQPAAASLVKVRS from the coding sequence ATGAAGTTTCTCCAACTTCTCGACGGCGCGGAAGTTCTCTTCCAGCAAGGCAATCCCGAGATCACAGGCATTGAATACGACTCCCGGCAAGTCCGGCAGGGCAACGTATTCGTTGCCATGCGCGGTGAGAAGACCGATGGAAATCGGTACATCGATAGCGCCATCAAGGCGGGCGCAGCCGCCGTGGTGAGTGACTCCAAGGAAGTTTCCCCGCTGGAGGAAATCGGATGGGCGCAGGTTCCGCACGGCAGACGCGCGCTGGCGCGGTTGAGCGCAAATTTCTATCAGCGTCCCGCCGAACGCCTCACCAATGCCGGGGTTACGGGAACCAACGGCAAGACAACCACCACCTTCCTGATCGAGTCCATTCTTAAAGCTGAGGGAAGGAAATGCGCACTGGTAGGAACGGTGGAATACCACGTCGCGCAAAAGATCTTCCAAGCTCCGCACACGACTCCGGAAGCCCTGGAGTTGAATCGGCTTTTCTCGCAGGCGCTGGAGTCAGGTGTGACGGAGAATGTGATGGAGGTTTCTTCCCATGCGCTGGTCCAGGAACGAGCTTTTGGCATTCCTTTTGATGCGGCGGTTTTTACCAATCTGACGCGCGACCATCTCGATTATCACGGAACCTTCGAAGAGTACTTCGCCGCCAAGAGAATGCTGTTCGAGGGGTGTGGCACCGAGCCGCCGCGTGTCGCAATTCTCAACGCCGACGACGATTACGGCCGCAAGCTCATCCCGCTAAGCAAGAGCAAAAGCAGCGAGGTCCTGCTGTACGGGTTGGTGCAAGGGGATTTCCGAACCGACAAAGTAGATATCGGCCCCAAAGGGACGCGATTCGATCTGATCTTGCCGGATGCCATTGTTCCTCTATTCTCGCCGCTGATCGGAAAAGTGAACGTGTACAACATCCTCGCCGCATCGGCGGCGGCCTATGCACGCGGTTGCAGTTTGGAAGCAATCGCCAAGGGCGTCTCCAGTCTGTCGCGAGTACCCGGCCGATTCGAGCAGGTGGACTGCGGTCAGCCGTTCACCGTGGTGGTGGATTACGCCCACACCGATGATGCTCTTCGAAATCTCACTGCGCTGGCACGCGAATTCGTGCGCCAAGCAGGGGCAGCAGGCAGGGTGATTACCATCTTTGGTTGCGGAGGAGATCGCGATCGCAGCAAGCGTCCACTGATGGGCGAAGCGGCAGCAGCGGGCGGCGATTTCGTGGTGATCACATCTGACAATCCCCGCAGCGAAGATCCCATGGCCATCATTCGTGATGCCTTGCCCGGGGTTCAGAAGACGCGCACTAGATTCGTGGTTGAGCCCGACCGTCGCAAGGCCATTGAACTGGCGCTCCAGGAGGCTAGACCTGGCGATATCGTGCTCATCGCCGGCAAAGGGCACGAGAATACTCAGACGACTCGCGAGGGGGTCGTGCCCTTCGATGATGTTACCGTGACGCGCGAGTCGCTCCTTGCTTTGGGATACCAGCCAGCCCAACCCGCAGCCGCCAGCCTGGTCAAGGTGAGATCGTGA
- the murF gene encoding UDP-N-acetylmuramoyl-tripeptide--D-alanyl-D-alanine ligase, producing MKLPLWRVAELIESAGEFDDQAIAQGYSIDSRTIRPGELFFAIKGERFDGHDFVEAALRSGAAGAVIRRDLLAKFPGKAGLLAVSDPLRALQALAAAVRRMWGKTLIAVTGSAGKTTTKEIIAHLLSTRYQVLKSEGNLNNQYGLPLQLLKLEAHGRAVIEMGMNHAGEITELANIAKPDIGVVTLVAPVHLEFFNSVAEIARAKYELVASLPPHGTAILNADDPYVSQFGRDFHGKVVLFGLKPTADLRAENIEEQGLQGTKLELVACGARVPTLVPLVGRHNVYNALAGAAVAIENGLTLADAAKAFAGLRPADKRGQTLSLAGATVINDCYNSNPKALKSMVEALGTIPGKRRIVVAGEMLELGPTAGHLHQESGRHMAEQKIDVVIGVRGAAREIVEAARVAGVTAVQFMETPEQAGEWLAREVRPGDVVLLKASRGVKLEKALETWKAAVS from the coding sequence GTGAAGCTGCCACTGTGGCGCGTTGCCGAGCTCATCGAATCCGCAGGGGAATTTGACGATCAAGCAATCGCCCAGGGCTATTCTATCGATTCCCGTACGATTCGCCCTGGCGAGCTGTTCTTTGCCATCAAGGGCGAGCGTTTCGATGGTCACGATTTTGTAGAAGCGGCGCTCCGTTCAGGAGCGGCGGGAGCTGTCATCCGGCGGGACCTGCTTGCGAAATTTCCGGGGAAAGCGGGACTGCTGGCGGTTAGCGACCCGCTAAGAGCCTTGCAGGCGCTGGCGGCAGCGGTCCGCCGCATGTGGGGCAAAACCCTGATCGCAGTAACCGGATCGGCTGGCAAGACTACAACCAAGGAGATCATCGCGCACCTGCTTTCAACCCGATACCAGGTTTTGAAATCCGAGGGCAATCTCAACAATCAATACGGCCTGCCGTTGCAGCTGTTGAAGCTGGAAGCGCACGGGCGCGCGGTGATCGAAATGGGCATGAACCACGCCGGAGAAATCACCGAACTTGCGAACATCGCTAAGCCCGACATAGGGGTGGTTACTCTGGTAGCGCCGGTGCACCTGGAATTTTTCAATTCGGTTGCCGAGATCGCCCGCGCCAAGTACGAGCTGGTGGCGTCGCTGCCGCCGCACGGAACTGCGATTCTGAACGCCGATGATCCATACGTTTCGCAGTTCGGGCGCGATTTTCACGGCAAGGTCGTTCTTTTCGGATTGAAACCTACTGCCGATCTCCGCGCCGAGAATATTGAAGAGCAGGGATTGCAAGGTACCAAGCTGGAGTTAGTGGCTTGTGGAGCCCGGGTACCGACTTTGGTGCCGCTGGTCGGGCGGCACAATGTCTATAACGCGCTCGCCGGGGCCGCAGTGGCGATCGAAAATGGGTTGACCTTAGCTGACGCCGCGAAAGCGTTTGCCGGACTCCGGCCGGCCGACAAGCGTGGCCAGACGCTTTCGCTGGCTGGAGCGACGGTAATCAACGATTGCTACAACTCGAATCCGAAAGCGTTGAAATCGATGGTCGAGGCGCTCGGCACCATCCCTGGAAAGCGCCGCATCGTGGTTGCCGGCGAGATGCTGGAACTGGGCCCTACCGCGGGCCATCTCCATCAGGAAAGCGGCCGTCACATGGCGGAACAGAAGATTGACGTGGTAATTGGGGTTCGTGGAGCTGCGCGGGAAATCGTCGAGGCCGCGCGGGTAGCGGGAGTCACCGCCGTCCAATTTATGGAGACCCCGGAGCAGGCCGGCGAATGGTTGGCTCGCGAGGTTCGCCCGGGTGACGTTGTTCTGCTCAAAGCTTCGCGCGGCGTGAAATTGGAGAAGGCTCTGGAAACCTGGAAGGCTGCGGTGTCCTGA
- the mraY gene encoding phospho-N-acetylmuramoyl-pentapeptide-transferase, with translation MLYWLLYQVLYHYFTPFRIFRYLTFRTAFASLTALFMGMIIGPAIIQRLRDFQIGQYIREEGPKAHQKKAGTPTMGGVLIVVSVIVPTLLWADLTNQYIWLTVLATLAFGSIGFADDYLKMVHRRNLGLTGRTKLSLQILVAVVVAVVLILFQARGDYSTHLIVPFAKKFRPDLVFSSLLKYPHLWTIAFLPFIAFVTLVLVGATNAVNLTDGLDGLAIGCTVVAAGALTVLTYVSGHAVFADYLELQRMPQVAELTVFCGAMVGASIGFLWYNAHPAEVFMGDVGSLALGGAIGTVAVIIKQELLLPFIGGVFVIEAVSVILQVGSYKLRKKRIFKMAPIHHHFELMGWSESKVIVRFWIASLVFALFALTTLKLR, from the coding sequence TTGCTCTATTGGCTTCTTTATCAGGTCCTATATCACTATTTCACTCCCTTCCGCATTTTCCGATACCTGACCTTTCGCACCGCATTCGCCAGTCTCACCGCGCTGTTCATGGGAATGATCATCGGCCCGGCGATCATCCAGAGGCTCCGCGATTTTCAGATTGGACAGTACATCCGGGAAGAGGGTCCGAAAGCACATCAGAAGAAAGCGGGTACGCCCACGATGGGCGGTGTGCTGATCGTAGTATCGGTCATTGTGCCAACGCTACTGTGGGCGGATCTCACCAACCAATACATCTGGCTAACCGTGCTTGCCACGCTGGCCTTTGGCAGCATAGGTTTTGCCGACGACTATCTGAAGATGGTTCATCGGCGCAACCTGGGGCTTACCGGGCGAACCAAACTGTCGCTGCAGATTCTGGTGGCGGTCGTTGTCGCCGTGGTTCTGATTCTTTTCCAGGCCCGGGGAGACTACTCGACCCATCTGATCGTGCCCTTCGCCAAGAAATTTCGGCCGGACCTGGTGTTCTCTTCCCTGTTGAAGTATCCGCATCTGTGGACAATCGCATTTCTGCCGTTCATTGCCTTCGTGACACTGGTGCTGGTCGGAGCGACCAATGCGGTGAACCTCACTGACGGGCTTGACGGCCTGGCCATCGGCTGCACGGTGGTGGCGGCGGGCGCGCTCACAGTGCTGACTTACGTGAGCGGCCACGCGGTCTTTGCGGATTACCTGGAACTGCAGCGCATGCCGCAGGTGGCAGAGCTGACAGTCTTTTGCGGGGCGATGGTGGGGGCCAGCATTGGATTCCTCTGGTATAACGCGCACCCGGCGGAGGTTTTTATGGGCGATGTAGGTTCGCTGGCGTTGGGTGGCGCGATTGGCACGGTCGCGGTGATCATCAAACAGGAACTGCTGTTGCCCTTCATCGGCGGTGTTTTCGTGATCGAGGCGGTGTCGGTGATCCTGCAGGTAGGGTCCTACAAGCTGCGGAAAAAACGGATTTTCAAGATGGCACCCATCCATCATCATTTCGAGTTGATGGGCTGGTCGGAATCGAAGGTGATCGTCAGGTTCTGGATCGCGTCGCTGGTGTTCGCACTTTTTGCACTTACGACGTTGAAGCTGCGCTGA
- the murD gene encoding UDP-N-acetylmuramoyl-L-alanine--D-glutamate ligase — MNVKGKRVLVVGLGKSGVASALFLRSQGAQLTVSDSKSEDQLRDEIPALLDQGIAVEAGGHGERTFRQQDLIVVSPGVPLNVPQLEQARSMGIPIIGELELASQFLHGHIVAITGSNGKTTTTALVGDVISWGGYETLVGGNIGIPAISFVPEATADTYIVLEVSSFQLETIQTFHPELAVVLNVTPDHLDRHGSFEVYWAAKRRILENQTPADFVILNADDPECVRMAQGCAATVYWFSRKKEVASGAFVRRDRIVVRDREGEREIMPLSELQLKGAHNVENVLAAVCAGVIVHCEPGRIRSAVKEFKAVEHRLEYVATIHGVDYYNDSKATNVDATIKALESFPRNIHIILGGKDKGSDYTVLKPLLEERAKRVYTIGAAAEKIAAHIAGSAEIVHAGTLEMAVKGAADSAAAGDIVLLAPACASFDQFQNYEQRGALFKELVHAMAQRAASETRA, encoded by the coding sequence ATGAACGTCAAAGGCAAACGCGTGCTGGTGGTGGGGCTCGGCAAATCAGGCGTGGCCTCCGCGCTATTTCTGCGATCGCAAGGCGCCCAGCTCACGGTTTCCGATTCGAAATCGGAAGATCAGCTTCGGGATGAAATTCCTGCGCTGCTTGACCAGGGAATCGCCGTCGAAGCCGGAGGCCACGGGGAGCGGACGTTCCGCCAGCAGGACCTCATCGTGGTCAGCCCGGGGGTTCCGCTCAATGTGCCGCAACTCGAGCAAGCACGATCCATGGGGATCCCGATCATTGGCGAGCTGGAACTGGCGTCGCAATTTCTCCACGGCCACATCGTCGCCATCACCGGATCGAATGGGAAGACCACGACGACGGCACTGGTGGGTGACGTCATCTCCTGGGGTGGTTACGAAACCCTGGTCGGGGGCAACATCGGCATTCCCGCGATTTCGTTTGTGCCAGAAGCCACCGCGGACACGTACATCGTGCTCGAGGTTTCCAGCTTTCAGCTGGAGACGATCCAGACGTTTCATCCGGAACTCGCCGTGGTGCTCAACGTCACCCCTGACCACCTCGATCGCCACGGGAGTTTTGAAGTGTACTGGGCGGCGAAGCGCAGAATCCTGGAAAACCAGACGCCGGCAGACTTCGTCATCCTGAATGCCGATGATCCGGAGTGCGTGCGCATGGCCCAGGGTTGCGCCGCCACAGTGTATTGGTTCAGCCGCAAGAAAGAGGTCGCGAGCGGCGCATTTGTTCGGCGAGACCGGATTGTGGTTCGCGACCGTGAAGGTGAACGCGAGATCATGCCCCTCAGCGAGCTTCAGCTGAAAGGCGCGCACAACGTAGAGAACGTCCTGGCGGCGGTGTGCGCGGGGGTGATCGTTCATTGCGAGCCGGGACGCATTCGCTCCGCGGTGAAGGAATTCAAGGCGGTCGAGCACCGGCTCGAGTACGTGGCGACGATCCATGGCGTCGATTACTACAACGATTCCAAAGCCACGAATGTTGATGCCACGATCAAAGCGCTGGAGTCTTTTCCGCGGAACATCCATATCATTCTTGGCGGAAAGGACAAGGGTAGCGATTACACAGTCCTGAAACCACTTCTCGAAGAACGGGCGAAGCGGGTGTACACGATCGGAGCGGCAGCGGAGAAGATCGCCGCGCACATCGCCGGCTCGGCCGAGATAGTTCATGCGGGCACGCTGGAAATGGCGGTCAAGGGCGCGGCCGATTCAGCGGCTGCGGGAGACATCGTTCTGCTCGCTCCAGCCTGCGCCAGCTTCGATCAATTCCAGAATTACGAGCAGCGGGGCGCTCTCT